The following proteins are encoded in a genomic region of Nocardioides sp. cx-173:
- the gnd gene encoding phosphogluconate dehydrogenase (NAD(+)-dependent, decarboxylating) encodes MELGLVGLGKMGGNMRTRMRNGGVTVVGYDHHPEVSDAESLEAMVAQLSAPRVVWVMVPAGQPTHDTIMELSDLLEEGDLIVDGGNSRWTDDIAHAESLAEKGIGFVDCGVSGGVWGLENGYALMYGGTPEDVAKVQPAFDALKPEGEFGSVHAGKVGAGHFSKMVHNGIEYAMMQSYAEGWELLEKVEMVDNVTEVLRSWREGTVIRSWLLDLLVSALDAKPNLEGIRGYAEDSGEGRWTVEAGIEHAVATPAITAALYARFVSRQDDSPAMKAVAAMRNQFGGHAMQTSAPKGGDADGGTPDQSPAAEKAGSGDESAPAES; translated from the coding sequence ATGGAGCTCGGACTGGTCGGCCTCGGCAAGATGGGCGGCAACATGCGCACCCGGATGCGCAACGGCGGCGTGACGGTCGTCGGCTACGACCACCACCCCGAGGTCTCGGACGCCGAGAGCCTCGAGGCGATGGTCGCGCAGCTGTCGGCACCCCGCGTCGTCTGGGTGATGGTCCCGGCCGGCCAGCCGACCCACGACACGATCATGGAGCTGAGCGACCTGCTCGAGGAGGGCGACCTGATCGTCGACGGCGGCAACTCGCGCTGGACCGACGACATCGCGCATGCCGAGTCCCTCGCCGAGAAGGGGATCGGCTTCGTCGACTGCGGCGTGTCCGGTGGGGTCTGGGGCTTGGAGAACGGCTACGCCCTCATGTACGGCGGCACTCCCGAGGACGTCGCCAAGGTCCAGCCGGCGTTCGACGCCCTCAAGCCCGAGGGCGAGTTCGGCTCGGTCCACGCCGGCAAGGTGGGCGCCGGCCACTTCAGCAAGATGGTCCACAACGGCATCGAGTACGCGATGATGCAGTCCTACGCCGAGGGCTGGGAGCTGCTCGAGAAGGTCGAGATGGTCGACAACGTCACCGAGGTGCTGCGCTCGTGGCGCGAGGGCACGGTGATCCGCTCCTGGCTGCTCGACCTCCTGGTCAGCGCGCTGGACGCGAAGCCCAACCTGGAAGGGATCCGCGGCTACGCCGAGGACTCCGGGGAGGGTCGCTGGACCGTCGAGGCCGGGATCGAGCACGCCGTCGCCACGCCGGCGATCACGGCCGCGCTCTACGCGCGCTTCGTCTCCCGCCAGGACGACTCCCCGGCCATGAAGGCCGTCGCGGCCATGCGCAACCAGTTCGGCGGGCACGCCATGCAGACCAGCGCCCCCAAGGGCGGCGACGCGGACGGCGGTACGCCGGACCAGTCGCCCGCCGCCGAGAAGGCCGGGTCCGGCGACGAGTCCGCGCCGGCCGAGAGCTAG
- a CDS encoding DUF721 domain-containing protein: MSEQDVPEPPEPGVPEEPHADDGLDLARALTRAVAGSTPRRRAQARGRSRPGLAGRVSGAHPDDRDPQTLDTTLARLVDDHGWALDLRMRGVFARWPELVGAEVAAHCTPETFTDGKLLVRTDSTAWATQLTLLAPTVVRRLNEELGPGTVIAMDVAGPHLPSWKKGRRSTRDGRGPRDTYG, translated from the coding sequence GTGTCTGAGCAGGACGTGCCCGAGCCCCCGGAGCCCGGTGTCCCCGAGGAGCCGCACGCCGACGACGGCCTGGACCTGGCGCGGGCCCTCACCCGCGCGGTCGCCGGCTCGACCCCCCGGCGCCGGGCCCAGGCCCGCGGCCGCTCGCGCCCCGGCCTCGCCGGCCGGGTCAGCGGGGCGCACCCCGACGACCGCGACCCGCAGACCCTGGACACGACCCTCGCCCGCCTGGTCGACGACCACGGCTGGGCCCTGGACCTGCGGATGCGCGGGGTCTTCGCGCGCTGGCCCGAGCTGGTCGGGGCGGAGGTCGCCGCCCACTGCACCCCCGAGACGTTCACCGACGGCAAGCTGCTGGTGCGCACCGACTCCACGGCGTGGGCCACCCAGCTCACCCTGCTCGCGCCGACCGTCGTACGCCGGCTCAACGAGGAGCTCGGCCCCGGCACCGTGATCGCCATGGACGTGGCCGGACCGCACCTGCCGAGCTGGAAGAAGGGCCGCCGCAGCACCCGCGACGGGCGTGGCCCCCGCGACACCTACGGCTGA
- the recF gene encoding DNA replication/repair protein RecF (All proteins in this family for which functions are known are DNA-binding proteins that assist the filamentation of RecA onto DNA for the initiation of recombination or recombinational repair.): MYVSHLTLHDFRSYATADVALEPGVTAFIGRNGQGKTNLVEAIDYLSRLSSHRVATDAPLVRAGCTQAIVRAAVVREGRTAVLEVELNPGKANRARVNRSTLPRARELVGLVRTVVFSPEDLTLVKGDPSDRRRFLDDLLVLRVPRLAGVRSDYDRILRQRNSLLKTAGHARRGSSSQESALSTLAVWDGQLARAGSELLRERLALVDALRPYVGNAYATVARGASREDAAIEYRPSFELGEDLEAGLLAELERRRGDELDRGISLVGPHRDELLLTLGGPADAGGVRLPVKGYASHGESWSFALALRLASYDLLRSDGDDPILILDDVFAELDTERRAQLAELVAGAEQVLVTAAVADDVPEALAGTRYAVANGEVTRV; the protein is encoded by the coding sequence GTGTACGTCTCCCACCTCACGCTGCACGACTTCCGCTCCTACGCCACCGCCGACGTCGCGCTCGAGCCCGGCGTCACCGCCTTCATCGGCCGCAACGGCCAGGGCAAGACCAACCTGGTCGAGGCGATCGACTACCTCTCGCGACTCTCCTCGCACCGGGTCGCGACCGACGCACCGCTGGTCCGCGCCGGCTGCACGCAGGCCATCGTGCGCGCGGCCGTCGTACGCGAGGGCCGCACGGCGGTGCTCGAGGTGGAGCTCAACCCCGGCAAGGCCAACCGGGCGCGAGTCAACCGCTCGACCCTGCCGCGGGCCCGCGAGCTCGTCGGGCTGGTGCGCACCGTGGTGTTCTCCCCCGAGGACCTGACCCTGGTCAAGGGCGACCCCTCGGACCGGCGGCGCTTCCTCGACGACCTGCTGGTGCTGCGCGTGCCCCGGTTGGCCGGCGTGCGCTCGGACTACGACCGGATCCTGCGCCAGCGCAACTCGCTGCTGAAGACCGCGGGACATGCGCGCCGCGGCTCGAGCTCGCAGGAGTCGGCGCTGTCGACCCTCGCGGTCTGGGACGGTCAGCTCGCGCGCGCCGGCTCCGAGCTGCTGCGCGAGCGGCTCGCGCTGGTCGACGCGCTCCGGCCCTACGTCGGCAACGCCTACGCCACGGTCGCGCGCGGGGCGTCGCGGGAGGACGCCGCGATCGAGTACCGGCCGTCCTTCGAGCTGGGCGAGGATCTCGAGGCCGGGCTGCTCGCCGAGCTCGAGCGACGCCGGGGCGATGAGCTCGACCGTGGGATCTCGCTGGTCGGCCCGCACCGCGACGAGCTCCTGCTGACCCTGGGTGGGCCGGCCGACGCAGGTGGCGTCCGCCTGCCGGTGAAGGGCTACGCCTCGCACGGGGAGAGTTGGTCCTTCGCGCTCGCGCTGCGCCTGGCGTCGTACGACCTGTTGCGCTCCGACGGCGACGACCCGATCCTGATCCTGGACGACGTCTTCGCCGAGCTCGACACCGAACGCCGCGCCCAGCTCGCCGAGCTGGTCGCGGGGGCCGAGCAGGTGCTGGTCACCGCGGCGGTGGCCGACGACGTGCCCGAGGCGCTGGCGGGGACCCGCTACGCCGTGGCCAACGGGGAGGTGACGCGTGTCTGA